The following DNA comes from Micromonospora chokoriensis.
TGGTTCGAGCACACCTGGGTGCCCGGCCTTTTGCAGACCGATGCGTATGCGCGGGCGACGTTGACGGGCGAAGCGTTGACGCTTGACGAAGTTGACGATGTGGTCGCCTCCCGCATCGACCGACAGGCCATCCTTCGCCGCGAACGTCCACCCCTTCTGGTCGCAGTCGTTCACGAACTGGTCCTGTACCAATCGGCGTATGACGACAGGTCATTGATGCGTGAGCAGGTCGCCCACCTTGCGCAATGCGCGGCGCTGCCCGCTGTTCAGGTGCTCGTAGTGCCACAGGACGTCGGGATGTATCCGGGCCTTGGCGGGGGGTTCATCGTGGCCGAGCTACCTGACGGCGGGCAGGTCGCGCATATCGACAGCCAGGTGCGGGCGCAGATCCTTAATGGAGCTGCGGACGTTGCTACGCTCAATCACAGGTGGGAACGCATCAGAAGTGAAGCTCTTTCCCGCCAACAGTCCCTCGACCTGATCAGGAAAGCAGCGGGATCATGGACCTGACCGGCGCGCTGTGGCGTAAGAGCACAAAGAGCGGAAACAACGGAGGCTCGTGCGTCGAGGTCGCTGACAACCTCCCCGGCGTCGTCCTCGTCCGCGACACCAAAGACCGCGACGGGGGGACGCTGACCTTCGAACCGGCGGCATGGGCCGGCTTCGTCGACCTGGCGAAGGTGATCGGCCCCGTCGGCTGACAGCGCAGCACCAACCGCCCCCGGTGTCCTGGAGGTCCCACGGAACCGGGGGCTTTTCGTGTGTCGAGGATAAGGTCCGCCCACCGTGCGCCGCTTATAATGTGGGAAATCTGTCTCAAAATTTGGGAGAGCGCGATGAGCGTGACGGACGTCTTCGACGCGGTGGCCGGCACCTACGACGAGGCCCGCAGGCGGTTGGTGCCCTGCTTCGACAGCTTCTACGGCACCGCCGTCCGGGTGGCCGCGCCGCCGTTGCGGGCCGCGCTCGCCGCCGGGCGTACCCCGGAGGTGTTGGATCTGGGCGCGGGCACCGGCCTGCTCTCGTTGCTGCTCGCCACGGCGGTGCCCGGGGTCCGGCTGACCCTGGTGGACGGGGCGCCGGCGATGCTCGCCCGCGCCACCGAC
Coding sequences within:
- a CDS encoding DUF5753 domain-containing protein; translation: MNHALQVAMAEAGETAESLAAQTGVDPKTAARWISPGRVPQPRRRAKLAALLGRDVGDLWPDVLKRREPQWLREWVDWEREAVAIRWFEHTWVPGLLQTDAYARATLTGEALTLDEVDDVVASRIDRQAILRRERPPLLVAVVHELVLYQSAYDDRSLMREQVAHLAQCAALPAVQVLVVPQDVGMYPGLGGGFIVAELPDGGQVAHIDSQVRAQILNGAADVATLNHRWERIRSEALSRQQSLDLIRKAAGSWT
- a CDS encoding DUF397 domain-containing protein, with amino-acid sequence MDLTGALWRKSTKSGNNGGSCVEVADNLPGVVLVRDTKDRDGGTLTFEPAAWAGFVDLAKVIGPVG